Below is a genomic region from candidate division KSB1 bacterium.
GTGAGCCGCCCATTCGCTGCCGTATCTTTACTTCTTATGTTCTGAAGATCCCAGCGCCCGCTATTCATCTTCTGATGATTAAAATATGCAAAAAAAAGATAAATGTCAACAGCTTTATTTAGTAATTTTATTTAGTAATCAAGCCAAATTTTAGGCCCTTCTTTTTGACATGTTGGATCATTGAACTCAATATCCGAACGGTACGATAACTATTTAGGTGACCATCATGAAGCAGGATAATATCACCTTCGGTCACTTTTTGATGCGCGAGGCTAATTATAAAGCGATCTGATAATTTGATATCAAAATCATAGAGCATCAAACTCCAGAGTACCATCTTGAGTCTCAGCTTAGTGCACATATTCAGCAATCGGGGAGAAAATATGCCGAAAGGAGGTCGGAAAAATTGGACTTGTTCACCGATCACTGCCTCGACTGCTGATTTGCTGCGTCCTAATTGTTGAGACAAATAGTCGATCGATTGATGAAATAACCGCTCGTGCTGAAAACCATGGATCCCAATTTGATGGCCTTGCTGATGGATCTGCTTCACCAAATCGGGATGTTGAATGGTTTTATATCCCAGAACAAAAAATATGGCAGGTACTTGCTCCTGATTCAGAATATCCAAAATAGCAGGCGTGTGAATCGGATGCGGTCCATCATCGAAACTGAGGTAAACCTGATGTTGCAGTTCAGCCCCTCTCCAGATGATCTGAGGAAACAATTTGAAAAACAGCATTGGTTGTCTAAAAAACCTCATCGGCCCTTCCATTCGAATTTGTTAAACAAGCCAGCCACCCCAACATAAAGGATGTAAGGGATCTGAGCCACTTCAGCTAAGAGAAAATATTTTCTCAGGTCCTTTCTTCCCACAAATTCTGTGCTTTTCATGATCAAAATCAGATCGACTCCCAGTTTTACGATCAAGGGGACGATCGGGAAGAAGGACGAAATGGCGAATGCCACGGGAATTGAGATAAAAAGCCACAGATATAGCAAATAGGTGGCAATGAGGAATAGGATCAGCGAGGGTTTCTGATAGACAAGGCTTTTGGACGCCCATCGGGTGCGCTGTTGAATAAACTCGCTGAGAGAGTTTATTGGCCATGTAAAAACGAACGAGCCATAAGATAGACAAGCCCTGATGGTCCAATGGGTCATTCGGTCAATTTTTTGAAGCAATAGATCGTCATCGCCGCTGAGGATGTGGATTTGCCCATCATAGCCCCCGACCTGCTCAAATGTGACGCGACGCATCGCTAAGCTGGCACCATTGGCGATGATGGGATCGCCTGCGCCGAGGCTGCCAAGCCCTGCCATGGTTAATCCGACCAATTCGAGCGACTGAAGCTTATGAAACAGATTTTGCTCCGAGCGTTTCGCAATGCCCACATAGCCGATGACCATACCGACATCTTCGTTAAAATGGCTAATCATTTGGGAGACCCATTGCGGCTCTGCCCAGCAATCGGCATCTGTAGTAAGAATTAGCTCGCCAGTTGAAGCCTCAATCCCCACTTGTAAAGCCCGTTTCTTCGGCGATATGCCCACTGGAGAAGGCCCCATTTTGATCATTCGAATAGACGGGTACAAATTGCTGAAGGATTCGACTACTTGGTCAGTTCGATCCGATGAATCATCATCGATCACGATGATCTCTATGAGGTCTTGTGGATAGTCCTGAGCGAGCAATGACGCTAAACACACCCCAATGGTTCGTTCCTCATTTCGTGCTGGAATAATGATGCTGACAGAATAACGTTTGGGATTCCTCCGTGACGCCAACTGAGATAATCCCCAATAACAACTGAGGATTTTGCTGGAATAAATCAGTAGCAAAAAGATCAAAAATAAAAAGGCGAAAAAAGACAACATCACTCCATCATTCCATCATTCTGTTTTAGGATCATTTCAATCATCTCAAAAATCTAATTGGACGTGGGAACTGGGTTGTGATTATTGTTCCGAAACATCAAACGGTATTTCAGCACTAGGATCAAGCCCAACAAGCTGGGGATGAGCAAATTGATCATGAATAAAAGGATTGAAGCATTGAAAGCGGCAAAATCGTGGACACCCACTTTGCCCAAGAAAAAGATGGCGGCGCTTTCCCGGATGCCAAGATCGCCCAATGAAATGGGGAGCAGCGATTTGACGAGCATTGTTGCTGCAATGGCCCAAAATGTTGGCAACAACGGGGCGCGTTCAAAAGAGCAAACGAGAATATAGAATTGTAAGAAAAAGATGAAGTAGAATGCAACGGTCATCAATAGTAAATGAAAAGCCTGGCGTCGGTGGAAATTATCCAGACTGCCCATAAGTAGTTTCATTTTGTCCCGAAAAGGGAGAATGATGTTGAGACTATAAAGAAAACCCCGAATGACTTCTGGATGGAACATGACATAATAGATGACGATCAATGTGATGAGAGTGAACACAACAATTGGTGCTAATGTATACAAATAAAGTTGATGGCTCACGAAAAGCAATAATCCCAGCGCGCCCCAAAAGAATACCACGCCCAATGAGAACATTTTATCGATGAAAGTGATGCCGAGCAGGCTAACCCAGGAGCAATCTTTGATAAAGAAAGCGCGACCGAACTCGCCCACACGTCCCGGAGTGACAAAACCGAATGTAAACCCTGCCAACAATGATTGGAATATCTCGCGATTGGAGACCGGCGGTTTCAGCAACCGGACAAGGTAACGCCATTTGAGAAATTGAAAATAGATGTTGGGCAACAGCAAAATTAGCGCCGCAAAGATGCAGAACAACCGGGCTGATCGAAAAGCTGTTGATATATCCTGCACCGATACCCGTTTCAGCAGCATGATCATGACCAGCACTGCAATGCTAATTTTAGCCAGGTAAATAACGACCCGTTTAGAGATAGATTTTTTGATGCGCGGTGCAGTTCTCGCAGATATCGAGAGAGGACTGTCGCTGAAGAATGGCGGCTCGGAATTGGTGTGATGCATTGGATTTCCAGATTGATTCGAATTCATTGTCCAAACGAACCTGTCCGTAATCAT
It encodes:
- a CDS encoding polysaccharide deacetylase family protein; this translates as MRFFRQPMLFFKLFPQIIWRGAELQHQVYLSFDDGPHPIHTPAILDILNQEQVPAIFFVLGYKTIQHPDLVKQIHQQGHQIGIHGFQHERLFHQSIDYLSQQLGRSKSAVEAVIGEQVQFFRPPFGIFSPRLLNMCTKLRLKMVLWSLMLYDFDIKLSDRFIISLAHQKVTEGDIILLHDGHLNSYRTVRILSSMIQHVKKKGLKFGLITK
- a CDS encoding glycosyltransferase: MASRRNPKRYSVSIIIPARNEERTIGVCLASLLAQDYPQDLIEIIVIDDDSSDRTDQVVESFSNLYPSIRMIKMGPSPVGISPKKRALQVGIEASTGELILTTDADCWAEPQWVSQMISHFNEDVGMVIGYVGIAKRSEQNLFHKLQSLELVGLTMAGLGSLGAGDPIIANGASLAMRRVTFEQVGGYDGQIHILSGDDDLLLQKIDRMTHWTIRACLSYGSFVFTWPINSLSEFIQQRTRWASKSLVYQKPSLILFLIATYLLYLWLFISIPVAFAISSFFPIVPLIVKLGVDLILIMKSTEFVGRKDLRKYFLLAEVAQIPYILYVGVAGLFNKFEWKGR
- a CDS encoding flippase-like domain-containing protein — its product is MHHTNSEPPFFSDSPLSISARTAPRIKKSISKRVVIYLAKISIAVLVMIMLLKRVSVQDISTAFRSARLFCIFAALILLLPNIYFQFLKWRYLVRLLKPPVSNREIFQSLLAGFTFGFVTPGRVGEFGRAFFIKDCSWVSLLGITFIDKMFSLGVVFFWGALGLLLFVSHQLYLYTLAPIVVFTLITLIVIYYVMFHPEVIRGFLYSLNIILPFRDKMKLLMGSLDNFHRRQAFHLLLMTVAFYFIFFLQFYILVCSFERAPLLPTFWAIAATMLVKSLLPISLGDLGIRESAAIFFLGKVGVHDFAAFNASILLFMINLLIPSLLGLILVLKYRLMFRNNNHNPVPTSN